The Novibacillus thermophilus genome segment TCTTCGTAGTAAAACAGATTGACAACGAGGCGCTCTTTTTCCGGAAGGCGCTCGATCGTCTCTGCCAGAATCACTTTCGTTTGTTCCCGGTCCAAAATGCTTTCAGGCTCTTTTTCTTTGCGGTCGGCTACGAGAAAGTGGCGGGAACTTTCCCCTTCTTCGTCGAGGACAGGGTCGTCCATAGACAACATGTTGGCAAAAGCGGTGTCGGACAAAAGTTTGTGCAACTCACGCAATGACAACCCCAAGTGCTCACACAGTTCTTCGTCTGTCACGGATCGAAGCAATTTTTGTTCGAGGGCGCTGTACGCTTCCTCAATTTTTTTCGTCTTTTCTCTCAGTGAACGGGACAGCCAGTCTTCTTGTCTCAACCCGTCGATCATCGCGCCGCGAATGCGCCAAATGGCATACGTTTCAAACTGTAGCCCCCGTTCGTATTCAAATTTGTTGACGGCATCGAGCAACCCGATTCGGCCGTAACTGATCAAGTCTTCCTTCTTGACGGAACTCGACAACCCGACGGACAGGCGGTTGGCGACATATTCGACTAACGGCAAGTACTTTTTAACCAATCGTTCTTGAGCTTTTTTGTCCCGGCGTTCACGCCACGCCTTCCACCATTCCGAAAGTGGAAGTTCCTCGCCTGTCTCTTTTTCTTCTATTTTCTTCACTTCCATCGACCCCTCCCTGTCATGGATTAATCAGCGTTCGTCACTGCCGAAAGACTGTTTGCGGATGACCTCTGCTACCTGATCGGGCTTTAATTTCGGTGCGCGGAGCGGTTGGAACGGTTCGGTCTTGGGTGATTCTTCCTCTGGCGAAGCATAAACGTCTTTTATCAACTGCTGATCTTCCGGCGTCTGCCAATCAATGTGTTTCCCTGCAGGCGAATCTCCGTTCTCCTCCTCGACCTCCGGTTCGTCGGTGGACAACAAACGAAAAAGCCACCGCAGGCCCAGTCCGAGGACAGCGAAAAAGAGAAAGGCCAACAGCGCTCGGAGCAATGACGTCCCGAGCAAGTTGACAGGTATACTGACAGCAAAAGTGACCGTTGCGATCAGTCCGGAAACCGCGAGGCACCATTTAACGTAGCCACTCATTTACTACACTTTGACTCCTTCATTGACGGTTTTTATCGAAACGGACCCATCTTCGCAAAAAAACTCGACGGTTCTCCCTCTTCTACCACCCGTTTCCTGAAACACGACTGGAACGCCGCAAGTGTGGAGCGTACTTAAACACGCGTCTACATTGCGTTCGCCGATGGAAAGGAGGTGCGGGCCCGGCGTGTAATGAAACATTTGCGCCCCTCCCACTAACGACGCCACGTACCTCGATTTTCTGCCCCCTAAACGGCACAGGGCATCTACCATCGCGGGAATCGCCGTATCGGCGTATTTTCCCTTTTTGACAGAAGAAGACTTGTCCATTTTGGAGTAGGGGAGCATCACGTGGGCCATGGCAGCCACTTTGACCAGCGGATCGTTGATGATGACAGCGACACACGATCCCAGTCCTAACGTCTTGAGACTGTCGGGGGCTTGAGCGGTTTTCCACTCCGCCATCATCACTTTAACGACCACTGACGCTTACTCCCAGTGCCTGAAACAACACAGGCAATTGATCGGGCTGCGGCAACAGGAGGACGTGGGTGTTTGCCGAAACGTCCCCAGTGGAGATTTCTGTTTCGATCAGGAGCGCTTCGTCTGCAGATGCTCCGATTTCGGCGGCACCGACACTTAACACCGCTCCCGCCATATCAAAGGCCAGATACGGAACAGACGGATACAGTTTCACTCCCGCAAAGTCAGACAAAGCGCCTAAATACGTTCCTGCGACGATGTTCCCCACTTCGGACAGAGCCGAACACTCCATCTCTGAGTCCAGGGCGTCGGACGACGATTCGCTCAGCAGCTTCCCGACAAAGCGCTGTGCGGTCTCCCGCTGCATCAACACGTACATGCTCCCGCCCATGTCCCCTTGCAAGCGA includes the following:
- a CDS encoding chemotaxis protein CheC, translating into MSAQPSNDQLDLLREAANIGAGNAATALSELLGVRVRMRIPDVRVVPFHELPESVGGTEAAVMAMYFRLQGDMGGSMYVLMQRETAQRFVGKLLSESSSDALDSEMECSALSEVGNIVAGTYLGALSDFAGVKLYPSVPYLAFDMAGAVLSVGAAEIGASADEALLIETEISTGDVSANTHVLLLPQPDQLPVLFQALGVSVSGR
- a CDS encoding FliA/WhiG family RNA polymerase sigma factor — translated: MEVKKIEEKETGEELPLSEWWKAWRERRDKKAQERLVKKYLPLVEYVANRLSVGLSSSVKKEDLISYGRIGLLDAVNKFEYERGLQFETYAIWRIRGAMIDGLRQEDWLSRSLREKTKKIEEAYSALEQKLLRSVTDEELCEHLGLSLRELHKLLSDTAFANMLSMDDPVLDEEGESSRHFLVADRKEKEPESILDREQTKVILAETIERLPEKERLVVNLFYYEELTLTEIARIMNLSPSRISQLHSKALYRMRTALKRHQSLVTS
- a CDS encoding chemotaxis protein CheD — translated: MVVKVMMAEWKTAQAPDSLKTLGLGSCVAVIINDPLVKVAAMAHVMLPYSKMDKSSSVKKGKYADTAIPAMVDALCRLGGRKSRYVASLVGGAQMFHYTPGPHLLSIGERNVDACLSTLHTCGVPVVFQETGGRRGRTVEFFCEDGSVSIKTVNEGVKV